One window of Rubrivirga sp. SAORIC476 genomic DNA carries:
- a CDS encoding DUF4290 domain-containing protein → MVYDRRILDRQVGRNAQLFAEATGALPSAEERFPYVRILVALIENSHPEWSQAPQKPQQVAELAVALSNRTLDPTEVADVVRVRDEERGLGAA, encoded by the coding sequence ATGGTCTACGACCGCCGCATTCTCGACCGCCAGGTCGGCCGCAACGCCCAGCTCTTCGCCGAGGCGACGGGCGCGTTGCCCTCCGCCGAGGAGCGCTTCCCCTACGTCCGCATTCTGGTCGCGCTCATCGAGAACTCCCACCCGGAGTGGAGTCAGGCGCCACAGAAGCCGCAGCAGGTCGCCGAGCTGGCCGTGGCGCTCAGCAACCGGACCCTCGACCCGACCGAGGTGGCCGACGTCGTCCGCGTGCGCGACGAAGAGCGAGGGCTCGGCGCTGCGTAG
- a CDS encoding ABC transporter ATP-binding protein — MTAALCLENVTKRYGQTVAVDGVSFTAEPGRLFGLLGPNGAGKTSTIRMVTNITTPDEGTITLGGTPVGPASQARMGYLPEERGLYRKLKVGEQLVYLARLKGMTEADATASVRRWLDRFDGLDWAGKKTEELSKGMQQKVQFISTVVHDPTLVILDEPFSGLDPINADLLVEVIGELREGGRTVLFASHRMESVEALCDDLCLMAHGRVVLAGPLREVKRRFGRDTVSVAFDGDGTWLDPLVDANAVRVLSRTGGLVSVRLAGAAPRDVLAAALAGGVEVDRFEVHEPPLVDIFRQAVAGAGIAPVESAA; from the coding sequence ATGACTGCCGCGCTCTGTCTCGAAAACGTGACCAAGCGCTATGGTCAAACGGTCGCCGTGGACGGCGTCTCGTTCACGGCCGAGCCCGGACGGCTGTTCGGGCTGCTCGGTCCGAACGGCGCCGGCAAGACGTCCACCATCCGGATGGTGACGAACATCACGACGCCGGACGAGGGCACGATCACGCTCGGCGGCACCCCCGTCGGGCCCGCCTCGCAGGCGCGGATGGGCTACCTCCCCGAGGAGCGCGGCCTGTACCGCAAGCTGAAGGTCGGCGAGCAGCTCGTCTACCTCGCGCGTCTGAAGGGCATGACCGAGGCGGACGCGACGGCCTCCGTGCGCCGGTGGCTCGACCGCTTCGACGGGCTGGACTGGGCAGGCAAGAAGACCGAGGAGCTGTCCAAGGGCATGCAGCAGAAGGTCCAGTTCATCTCGACGGTCGTCCACGACCCGACGCTGGTTATCCTCGACGAGCCGTTCTCCGGGCTGGACCCGATCAACGCGGACCTGCTGGTCGAGGTGATCGGCGAATTGCGTGAGGGAGGGCGGACGGTGCTCTTTGCGAGCCACCGCATGGAGTCGGTGGAGGCCCTCTGCGACGACCTCTGCCTGATGGCCCACGGCCGCGTGGTGCTGGCGGGCCCACTCCGCGAGGTCAAGCGGCGCTTCGGTCGCGACACGGTCTCAGTGGCGTTCGACGGCGACGGCACGTGGCTGGACCCTCTCGTCGATGCCAACGCGGTCCGGGTGCTGAGCCGGACCGGCGGCCTCGTCTCGGTCCGCCTCGCGGGCGCCGCGCCGCGCGACGTGCTAGCCGCGGCGCTGGCGGGCGGCGTCGAGGTCGACCGGTTCGAGGTTCACGAGCCGCCCCTCGTCGACATCTTCCGGCAGGCCGTCGCGGGGGCTGGGATCGCCCCGGTCGAGTCCGCCGCCTGA
- a CDS encoding ABC transporter permease, whose translation MNKTLLIATSEYLRRVRSVWFAVATLAVPLLSLAVFALPMLAFSDDGDVDRIAVVGDAALGTDVARSLGDAADVSVSDAPLDTLRARVLDGALDGVLVLPDGLVAGEEGVRARYFARGGLDSGGGVSGATREAVRRARAEAAGASPEAVAAFSSDVPLDRVTVSEDGDQADDAIGRYLLANLLSLLLYIAILVFGMMVMRGVIEEKANRIVEVIASSVRPFELMMGKVLGIGAVGLSQLLAWGVLSFGLSLAVGPLLLALAPEAAASPAPDDVPFGPEMLAGMLSPDLLVAFVLFFVGGYMLYSSVFAAVGSAVDQEADAQSLQAVVVIPIMIPILCLTLVANNPDSGLSLFLSLFPLTSPILMVVRMAITDVPAWQIGLSLVLLAGAFVGMIALAARIYRVGILSYGKRASFADLWRWVRTA comes from the coding sequence ATGAACAAGACCCTCCTGATCGCGACCAGCGAGTACCTGCGGCGCGTCCGCTCGGTGTGGTTCGCCGTGGCCACGCTGGCCGTGCCGCTGCTGTCGCTGGCCGTCTTCGCGCTGCCCATGCTCGCGTTCTCCGACGACGGCGACGTGGACCGCATCGCCGTCGTGGGCGACGCGGCGTTGGGCACGGACGTGGCCCGGTCCCTCGGCGACGCCGCCGACGTGAGCGTTTCCGACGCCCCGCTGGACACGCTCCGCGCACGCGTCCTCGACGGTGCGCTGGATGGGGTGCTGGTGCTGCCGGACGGACTCGTCGCAGGAGAGGAGGGCGTCCGGGCGCGCTACTTCGCACGAGGCGGGCTCGACTCGGGCGGCGGGGTGAGCGGCGCCACCCGGGAGGCCGTCCGCCGGGCACGGGCCGAGGCCGCCGGGGCGAGCCCCGAGGCGGTCGCCGCGTTCTCCTCGGACGTGCCGCTCGACCGCGTGACGGTCTCCGAGGACGGCGACCAGGCCGACGATGCGATCGGGCGCTACCTCCTCGCCAACCTCCTCAGCCTGCTCCTCTACATCGCCATTCTGGTGTTCGGCATGATGGTGATGCGGGGTGTGATCGAGGAGAAGGCCAATCGCATCGTCGAGGTGATCGCGTCCAGCGTCCGCCCGTTCGAGCTGATGATGGGCAAGGTGCTCGGGATCGGGGCCGTGGGGCTGTCGCAGCTGCTGGCGTGGGGCGTGCTGTCGTTCGGGCTGAGCCTCGCCGTGGGGCCGCTGCTGCTCGCGCTCGCCCCGGAGGCGGCCGCCAGTCCGGCGCCCGATGACGTGCCCTTCGGGCCGGAGATGCTGGCGGGCATGCTCTCGCCCGACCTTCTGGTCGCTTTCGTGCTGTTCTTCGTCGGCGGGTACATGCTCTACTCCAGCGTGTTCGCGGCCGTCGGGAGCGCGGTGGACCAGGAGGCCGACGCGCAGAGCCTCCAGGCGGTCGTGGTGATCCCGATCATGATCCCGATCCTCTGTCTGACGCTCGTCGCTAACAATCCCGACAGCGGCCTGAGCCTGTTCCTGTCGCTCTTCCCGCTGACCTCGCCGATCCTGATGGTGGTCCGCATGGCGATCACGGACGTGCCCGCGTGGCAGATCGGGCTGTCGCTGGTGCTGCTCGCGGGGGCGTTCGTGGGCATGATCGCGCTCGCGGCGCGGATCTACCGGGTCGGCATCCTGAGCTACGGCAAGCGGGCGTCGTTCGCCGACCTCTGGCGCTGGGTGCGGACGGCGTAG
- a CDS encoding multifunctional oxoglutarate decarboxylase/oxoglutarate dehydrogenase thiamine pyrophosphate-binding subunit/dihydrolipoyllysine-residue succinyltransferase subunit, with amino-acid sequence MFGFNSGYVEDLYAQYRQDPASVSESWREFFADFDPGPSYSASLGAEASETDGKVRMILPEDQPRAAVKAQGDGAPTRPASATSSEASASSAPAPRPTAPASNGASGDGAALPARLEAPEISLPEGAESKAIKGVGARIVENMEASLTIPTATSVREIPVKLLSENRRLINRHQRKTGGNKVTFTHLIAFAIVRAMEAVPAMRSAFREQAGTPERITPASTAFGLAIDIEKRGQRQLLVPNIKDAGSMPFAAFLGGYNDIVKRALGGKLTLEDFAGTTATLTNPGGIGTQMSVPRLMPGQSVIVAVGGIGYPPEYAGMDASELSRLGLSPVMTMTSTYDHRVIQGAESGEFLNRIASLLDGDDGFYDDIFQSLGLHVPAFTGRSDSTPSLGKAALGSGAKATKVEKQARVYELIRAYRVRGHLLADTNPLGYEPRNHTELDPASYGLTVWDLDRMFFTGGMAGVGGGLGGNPRMTLRDILDTLWDTYTGHVGSEFMHISSPAEKRWLIERIEPQQFREPIDTARKKRIFEKLNEAEALEQFIHTKYIGHKRFSLEGAETMIPLLDAVLSDAADQETEDVVIGMAHRGRLNVLTNIMGKPYDRVFGEFEGTVDPDAVQGSGDVKYHMGQTGTHTSPNGATTRLTLASNPSHLEAVNPVVEGMVRAKQQRVLEAHPDASEKLLRDRVLPILLHGDAAFAGQGVVAETLNLSQLEGYRTGGTVHLVVNNQIGFTTLPMHSRSSAYATDIARMIQAPIFHVNGDDPEAAVRVARLALDYRNVFNKDVVIDLVCYRKYGHNEGDEPSYTQPLMYEEIGTHRSVRKLYLELLLRRGELTPEEAEGILDDFKGILDRAFEETKDLAEQRKDLQPVSVPVAADPNADVSTAASREALGTVVDALVSLPDDFQVHKKLGRLVVDRRRKQFEEGTIDWALAEALAFGTLLLEGTPVRLSGQDSGRGTFSQRHAILYDQGDAHRYLPLNHLTPGGPGDGQARFQVYDSLLSEYAALGFEYGYTVADPSALVLWEGQFGDFVNGAQIMIDQFITAAEAKWGQTSSLVMLLPHGYEGQGPEHSSGRLERFLQACAEDNLIVANYSTPANYFHALRRQVLRDAKKPLILMTPKSLLRHPQAVTRVEDLADGAYQPFIAGDQPEADRLVICSGKVVYDAIKARDESGASASVARLEQFYPFPEAAVREELARFAGKPVVWLQEEPANMGAWTFVRPLFDDLLEAANGDCSNRIQYAGRRAAASPATGSARVHAAEQAAILRGALGLAD; translated from the coding sequence ATGTTTGGATTCAACAGCGGTTACGTCGAGGATCTCTACGCCCAGTACCGCCAGGACCCCGCGTCCGTCAGTGAGAGCTGGCGCGAGTTCTTCGCCGACTTCGACCCCGGCCCGAGTTACTCGGCCTCCCTCGGCGCCGAGGCGTCCGAGACGGACGGCAAGGTGCGCATGATCCTGCCCGAGGACCAGCCCCGCGCGGCCGTCAAGGCCCAGGGCGACGGGGCGCCGACCCGGCCCGCCTCGGCCACGTCGAGCGAGGCGTCGGCATCCTCTGCGCCCGCCCCGAGGCCGACGGCCCCGGCGTCGAACGGCGCGTCCGGCGATGGGGCGGCGCTGCCGGCCCGGCTGGAGGCGCCCGAGATCTCGTTGCCCGAGGGCGCCGAGTCCAAGGCCATCAAGGGCGTCGGCGCGCGGATCGTGGAGAACATGGAGGCTAGCCTCACGATCCCGACCGCCACGTCGGTGCGCGAGATCCCGGTCAAGCTGCTCTCCGAGAACCGGCGCCTCATCAACCGCCATCAGCGGAAGACCGGCGGCAACAAGGTCACGTTCACCCACCTGATCGCGTTCGCCATCGTGCGCGCGATGGAGGCGGTCCCGGCGATGCGAAGCGCGTTCCGCGAGCAGGCAGGCACGCCGGAGCGGATCACCCCGGCCTCGACGGCCTTCGGCCTCGCCATCGACATCGAGAAGCGCGGCCAGCGCCAGCTGCTCGTGCCCAACATCAAGGACGCCGGCTCGATGCCGTTCGCGGCCTTCCTCGGCGGCTACAACGACATCGTCAAGCGCGCCCTCGGCGGCAAGCTGACGCTGGAGGACTTCGCGGGCACCACCGCCACGCTGACCAACCCCGGCGGCATCGGGACCCAGATGAGCGTGCCGCGGCTGATGCCCGGCCAGAGCGTCATCGTGGCGGTCGGCGGCATCGGCTACCCGCCCGAGTACGCGGGCATGGACGCGAGCGAGCTGTCCCGCCTCGGGCTGTCGCCGGTGATGACCATGACCAGCACCTACGACCACCGGGTCATCCAGGGCGCCGAGTCGGGCGAGTTCCTGAACCGCATCGCGTCCTTGCTCGACGGCGACGACGGGTTCTACGACGACATCTTCCAGAGCCTCGGCCTCCACGTCCCGGCATTCACCGGCCGGTCCGACTCGACGCCCTCGCTCGGTAAGGCGGCGCTCGGCTCCGGTGCCAAGGCCACCAAGGTCGAGAAGCAGGCCCGCGTCTACGAGCTGATCCGTGCGTACCGCGTCCGCGGCCACCTGCTGGCCGACACCAACCCGCTCGGCTACGAGCCGCGCAACCACACTGAGCTGGACCCGGCTTCCTACGGCCTCACCGTCTGGGACCTCGACCGGATGTTCTTCACCGGCGGCATGGCAGGCGTCGGCGGCGGGCTGGGGGGCAACCCCCGCATGACGCTCCGCGACATCCTGGACACGCTCTGGGACACCTACACGGGGCACGTCGGGAGCGAGTTCATGCACATCTCCTCCCCTGCGGAGAAGCGCTGGCTGATCGAGCGGATCGAGCCGCAGCAGTTCCGCGAGCCCATCGACACGGCGCGCAAGAAGCGCATCTTCGAGAAGCTCAACGAGGCCGAGGCCCTGGAGCAGTTCATCCACACGAAGTACATCGGCCACAAGCGCTTCTCGCTGGAGGGCGCCGAGACGATGATCCCGCTGCTCGACGCCGTCCTCTCGGACGCAGCCGACCAGGAGACGGAGGACGTGGTGATCGGGATGGCTCACCGCGGTCGCCTGAACGTGCTCACCAACATCATGGGCAAGCCCTACGACCGCGTCTTCGGCGAGTTCGAGGGCACCGTCGACCCGGACGCGGTCCAGGGCTCGGGCGACGTGAAGTACCACATGGGACAGACCGGCACCCACACGTCGCCCAACGGCGCGACGACGCGGCTCACGCTGGCGTCCAACCCGAGCCACCTCGAAGCCGTCAACCCGGTGGTGGAGGGCATGGTGCGGGCCAAGCAGCAGCGCGTGCTGGAGGCGCACCCCGACGCGAGCGAGAAGCTGCTCCGCGACCGGGTGCTGCCGATCCTGCTCCACGGCGACGCCGCGTTCGCGGGCCAGGGCGTGGTCGCCGAGACGCTCAACCTGAGCCAGTTGGAGGGCTACCGCACGGGCGGCACGGTCCACCTCGTGGTGAACAACCAGATCGGGTTCACGACGCTCCCGATGCACTCGCGCTCCTCGGCCTACGCGACCGACATCGCGCGCATGATCCAGGCGCCCATCTTCCACGTCAACGGCGACGACCCCGAGGCGGCCGTCCGCGTGGCGCGGCTGGCGCTGGACTACCGCAACGTCTTCAACAAGGACGTGGTGATCGACCTCGTCTGCTACCGCAAGTACGGCCACAACGAGGGCGACGAGCCGTCCTACACGCAGCCGCTCATGTATGAGGAGATCGGGACGCACCGGTCGGTGCGGAAGCTCTACCTGGAGCTGCTGCTGCGCCGCGGCGAGCTGACGCCCGAGGAGGCCGAGGGCATCCTCGACGACTTCAAGGGCATCCTCGACCGCGCCTTCGAGGAGACCAAGGACCTCGCCGAGCAGCGCAAGGACCTCCAGCCGGTCTCGGTCCCCGTGGCCGCCGACCCCAACGCCGACGTGTCGACGGCCGCCTCGCGCGAGGCGCTGGGCACGGTCGTGGACGCGCTCGTCTCGCTGCCGGACGACTTCCAGGTCCACAAGAAGCTGGGCCGCCTCGTGGTGGACCGCCGCCGGAAGCAGTTCGAGGAGGGGACCATCGACTGGGCGCTCGCGGAGGCGCTCGCCTTCGGGACGCTCCTGCTAGAGGGCACGCCGGTGCGGCTCTCGGGGCAGGACTCCGGGCGCGGCACCTTCAGCCAGCGCCACGCGATTCTCTACGACCAGGGCGACGCGCACCGCTACCTGCCGCTCAACCACCTCACGCCGGGCGGCCCGGGCGACGGTCAGGCACGCTTCCAGGTCTACGACTCGCTGCTGAGCGAGTACGCCGCGCTCGGCTTCGAGTACGGCTACACCGTCGCCGACCCGTCGGCGCTGGTGCTGTGGGAGGGCCAGTTCGGCGACTTCGTCAACGGCGCCCAGATCATGATCGACCAGTTCATCACGGCGGCCGAGGCCAAGTGGGGCCAGACGTCGTCGCTGGTGATGCTGCTGCCGCACGGCTACGAGGGACAGGGGCCGGAGCACTCGTCGGGCCGTCTGGAGCGCTTCCTCCAGGCGTGCGCCGAGGACAACCTGATTGTGGCCAACTACTCGACCCCGGCCAACTACTTCCACGCGCTGCGCCGCCAGGTGCTGCGCGACGCCAAGAAGCCGCTCATTCTGATGACGCCCAAGTCGCTCCTGCGTCACCCGCAGGCCGTGACGCGTGTCGAGGACCTGGCCGACGGCGCCTACCAGCCGTTCATCGCCGGCGACCAGCCCGAGGCGGACCGCCTCGTGATCTGCTCGGGCAAGGTGGTGTATGACGCGATCAAGGCGCGCGACGAGTCTGGCGCCTCGGCGTCGGTGGCGCGGCTGGAGCAGTTCTACCCGTTCCCTGAGGCCGCCGTCCGCGAGGAGCTGGCGCGGTTCGCGGGCAAGCCGGTCGTCTGGCTCCAAGAGGAGCCTGCCAACATGGGCGCGTGGACCTTCGTGCGGCCGCTGTTCGACGACCTGCTGGAAGCGGCCAACGGCGACTGCTCGAATCGCATCCAGTACGCCGGTCGCCGCGCCGCCGCCAGCCCGGCGACGGGCTCGGCGCGCGTCCACGCGGCCGAGCAGGCGGCGATCCTCCGGGGCGCGCTGGGACTAGCCGACTAG
- the proB gene encoding glutamate 5-kinase, with the protein MRLRSPRRVVIKVGSALVAPDGPPSDRYLGAIAAFVTTSRAAGREVVVVSSGAVAAGLAATGGRRPRTIPEKQALAAIGQPRLMALWGDLLDAPVAQVLLTHDDLVHRDRFLNARATMAELLARGVVPVVNENDTVAVDELKVGDNDNLAAHVAVLTEADLLVILSDVAGLYDADPRSYPDARLVPVVDRVDAAVRAMAGGAGTAGGTGGMRTKVQAAEKATARGIDTVLLDGTAATRLGALAEGVLQGTLFRALDPPMPARKHWLLHATPVAGRLTVDDGAARALRQSGASLLASGLVTVAGEVHRGDPVEVATESGEVFARGVSRYAAHELIRIQGRHSADVEAELGYAGPAAVIHRDDLVLVDPPA; encoded by the coding sequence TTGCGCCTCCGTTCCCCTCGACGCGTCGTGATCAAGGTGGGCAGCGCACTCGTGGCGCCGGACGGGCCGCCGAGTGACCGCTACCTCGGGGCCATCGCGGCCTTCGTGACCACCAGCCGGGCGGCGGGGCGCGAGGTCGTGGTCGTGTCGTCGGGCGCGGTCGCGGCGGGGCTCGCGGCGACGGGCGGGCGTCGGCCCCGCACCATCCCCGAGAAGCAGGCGCTCGCGGCCATCGGCCAGCCCCGCCTGATGGCGCTCTGGGGAGACCTGCTGGACGCCCCCGTCGCTCAGGTGCTGCTCACGCACGACGACCTCGTCCACCGAGACCGCTTCCTGAACGCCCGCGCGACCATGGCCGAGTTGCTCGCCCGCGGCGTCGTGCCGGTCGTGAACGAGAACGACACCGTCGCCGTGGACGAGCTGAAGGTGGGCGACAACGACAACCTCGCCGCCCACGTGGCCGTCCTTACCGAGGCCGACCTGCTCGTGATCTTGTCGGACGTGGCCGGCCTCTACGACGCCGACCCGCGCTCGTACCCCGATGCCCGCCTCGTGCCCGTCGTGGACCGTGTCGACGCGGCGGTGCGCGCGATGGCGGGCGGGGCCGGGACCGCTGGCGGCACCGGGGGGATGCGGACCAAGGTGCAGGCCGCCGAGAAGGCGACGGCGCGAGGCATCGACACGGTACTGCTGGACGGCACCGCTGCGACCCGTCTCGGCGCACTCGCCGAGGGTGTATTGCAGGGGACGCTCTTCCGCGCCCTCGACCCGCCCATGCCCGCGCGCAAGCACTGGCTTCTCCACGCTACGCCTGTCGCCGGGCGCCTCACCGTGGACGACGGCGCCGCCCGCGCCCTCCGCCAGTCCGGCGCCTCGCTGCTCGCCTCGGGGCTCGTCACGGTCGCGGGCGAGGTCCACCGCGGCGACCCGGTCGAGGTCGCCACCGAGTCGGGCGAGGTGTTCGCGCGCGGCGTCTCGCGCTACGCCGCCCATGAACTGATCCGCATCCAGGGCCGCCACAGCGCCGACGTGGAGGCCGAACTCGGCTACGCCGGTCCCGCCGCCGTCATCCACCGTGACGACCTTGTGCTCGTCGACCCTCCTGCCTGA
- a CDS encoding glutamate-5-semialdehyde dehydrogenase — MSDLDPSLYDLVSACKAASRQAASLSTEAKNRALRAMAEALLGRRTEILAANRLDLDAAAERGLSDAMTDRLTLTPERIDKMADALREVAGFDDPVGQIADVRRRPSGIEVGRMRVPLGVIAMIYEARPNVTSDAAGLCFKAGNAVVLRGGSEAIHSNRAVASALHEALAHEGIDPAVVTLVPTTDREAIKDLIRMNEHLDLVIPRGGEGLIRFVDEHSRVPVIKHYKGVCHLFVDETADLGVALDLLLDGKLSRPGVCNALETLLVHASVAEAFLPRAFAEMTANGGQLRGDDRTRQILGDTVPQATEADYEAEFLAPILAVRVVDDLDQALDHVATYGSLHTEVIATESVTNARRWVREADASVVLVNASSRFSDGGELGLGAEIGISTTKLHAFGPMGLEALTTQKFVVHGAGETRHAVPPRADA, encoded by the coding sequence ATGTCCGATCTCGACCCGTCCCTCTACGACCTCGTGTCTGCCTGCAAGGCGGCCTCGCGCCAGGCCGCCTCGCTGTCCACGGAGGCCAAGAACCGCGCCCTCCGTGCGATGGCGGAGGCCCTCCTGGGCCGCCGGACCGAGATCTTGGCCGCCAACCGACTCGACCTCGACGCGGCCGCCGAGCGCGGCCTGTCGGACGCGATGACCGACCGCCTGACGCTCACGCCCGAGCGCATCGACAAAATGGCCGACGCGCTGCGCGAGGTCGCCGGGTTCGACGATCCGGTCGGCCAGATCGCCGACGTCCGGCGCCGCCCGAGTGGCATCGAGGTTGGCCGGATGCGGGTGCCGCTGGGTGTGATCGCGATGATCTATGAGGCCCGTCCCAACGTCACCTCCGACGCTGCCGGGCTGTGCTTCAAGGCCGGGAACGCCGTCGTCCTCCGGGGCGGCTCCGAGGCCATCCACTCGAACCGCGCCGTCGCCTCGGCGCTCCACGAAGCGCTGGCGCACGAGGGCATCGACCCGGCCGTCGTCACCCTCGTGCCGACGACCGACCGGGAGGCGATCAAGGACCTCATTCGGATGAACGAGCACCTCGACCTCGTCATTCCGCGCGGCGGCGAGGGGCTGATCCGGTTCGTCGACGAGCACAGCCGCGTGCCCGTCATCAAGCACTACAAGGGCGTCTGCCACCTGTTCGTGGACGAGACCGCCGACCTCGGGGTCGCTCTCGACCTGCTGCTCGACGGCAAGCTGTCGCGTCCGGGCGTCTGCAACGCGCTCGAAACGCTGCTCGTCCACGCGTCCGTCGCAGAGGCTTTCCTGCCGCGTGCCTTCGCCGAGATGACCGCGAACGGCGGTCAGCTCCGTGGGGACGACCGCACCCGCCAGATCCTCGGCGACACGGTCCCGCAGGCGACCGAGGCGGACTACGAGGCAGAGTTCCTGGCGCCGATCCTGGCCGTCCGCGTGGTCGACGACCTCGACCAGGCGCTCGACCACGTGGCGACGTACGGCTCACTCCACACCGAGGTCATCGCGACCGAGAGCGTCACGAACGCCCGCCGCTGGGTGCGTGAGGCCGACGCCTCGGTGGTGCTCGTCAACGCCTCGTCACGCTTCTCCGACGGCGGCGAGCTGGGACTGGGCGCCGAGATCGGCATCTCGACGACCAAGCTGCACGCCTTCGGGCCGATGGGCCTGGAGGCACTCACGACGCAGAAGTTCGTCGTCCACGGGGCGGGGGAGACGCGGCACGCCGTTCCGCCGCGCGCCGACGCCTGA
- the rpsU gene encoding 30S ribosomal protein S21 → MGIKVRDKESIDRALRRFKRTVNRARVLRTYRENMAYTKPSAVKREERKEAAKKARRANRRRY, encoded by the coding sequence ATCGGCATCAAAGTACGCGACAAGGAGTCCATCGACCGCGCCCTCCGCCGCTTCAAGCGGACCGTCAACCGCGCCCGCGTCCTCCGGACGTACCGCGAGAACATGGCCTACACGAAGCCGTCGGCTGTGAAGCGCGAGGAGCGCAAGGAGGCCGCCAAGAAGGCCCGCCGCGCCAACCGCCGCCGGTACTAG
- the rdgB gene encoding RdgB/HAM1 family non-canonical purine NTP pyrophosphatase, protein MRLVLATRNPGKVAELQARLGPLSVDLVSAADLGAPEVVEDADTLRGNADKKARALARHTGLPALADDTGLEVDALGGAPGVYSARFAGSDADDAANRHKLIADLHGVADRAARFRTVLVFVDRDGQALAFDGVCEGVITEGEVGDGGFGYDALFRPADGDGRTFAQMSTAEKNRISHRGRALDAFVAWLAGQDDRGA, encoded by the coding sequence ATGCGCCTCGTCCTCGCCACCCGCAACCCCGGCAAGGTCGCCGAACTCCAGGCCCGCCTCGGCCCGCTCAGCGTGGACCTCGTCTCCGCCGCCGACCTCGGCGCGCCCGAGGTGGTCGAGGACGCCGACACCCTCCGCGGGAACGCGGACAAGAAGGCCCGCGCGCTGGCCCGTCACACGGGGCTCCCCGCTCTCGCCGACGACACCGGCCTCGAAGTCGACGCCCTGGGCGGGGCGCCCGGCGTCTACTCGGCGCGCTTCGCGGGGTCCGATGCCGACGACGCGGCCAACCGCCACAAGCTGATCGCCGACCTCCACGGCGTCGCCGACCGAGCCGCGCGATTCCGCACCGTGCTCGTGTTCGTCGACAGGGACGGTCAGGCGCTCGCGTTCGACGGCGTCTGTGAGGGCGTGATCACCGAGGGAGAGGTGGGCGACGGGGGATTCGGCTACGACGCGCTGTTTCGTCCGGCAGATGGAGACGGACGGACCTTCGCGCAGATGTCGACGGCCGAGAAGAACCGCATCAGCCATCGAGGCCGCGCGCTCGACGCGTTCGTGGCCTGGCTGGCTGGGCAGGACGACCGCGGTGCGTAG
- a CDS encoding ATP synthase subunit I: MTVTASLLLGAFVGAINAVAAAWTARIAMAGEPGKALHLVLGGMVVRMVVILGTVAAVLALLPVHRGAFIIGLGFLFVCGLLAEIAIVFSRSSGTSQPPADA, from the coding sequence ATGACCGTCACTGCCAGCCTGCTCCTCGGTGCCTTCGTTGGCGCGATCAACGCGGTGGCAGCGGCATGGACGGCGCGTATCGCGATGGCCGGAGAGCCCGGCAAGGCCCTGCATCTCGTGCTGGGTGGCATGGTGGTCCGGATGGTCGTCATCCTCGGCACTGTGGCGGCGGTGCTCGCGCTGTTGCCCGTGCACCGGGGCGCGTTCATCATCGGCCTCGGTTTCCTCTTCGTGTGCGGCCTCCTCGCCGAGATCGCCATCGTGTTCAGCCGCTCCTCCGGCACCTCCCAGCCCCCAGCCGACGCCTAG